A single Candoia aspera isolate rCanAsp1 chromosome 5, rCanAsp1.hap2, whole genome shotgun sequence DNA region contains:
- the CXCL12 gene encoding stromal cell-derived factor 1, giving the protein MDSHGLPLLLLLLLGAFQSPDGKPISLTYRCPCRYFESQVSKSHIKHLKILTVPGCSLQVIARLKSSSKQICIDPKLKWIQEYLERYLHKRVKM; this is encoded by the exons ATGGACAGCCACGGGCTCcctctgctgctcctcctcctgcttgGCGCCTTCCAGAGCCCCGACG GGAAACCCATCAGCCTGACTTACCGCTGCCCTTGCAGATACTTTGAGAGCCAAGTCTCCAAGTCTCACATCAAGCACCTCAAGATCCTGACTGTCCCTGGCTGTTCCCTCCAGGTCAT CGCAAGACTGAAAAGTAGCAGTAAACAGATCTGCATTGATCCCAAGTTAAAGTGGATTCAGGAGTATCTGGAGAGATATCTTCACAA GAGGGTCAAGATGTAA